The DNA sequence ACATATTCAGGGTACGTGTTCACCTCACAGTTAATTGATGAGGCTACAGTGGTTAAGAGTCATATAATGGGGTATTATTCATACAAATATAGATCTTTTTTATCTTGATTATATATTCCTACTAATCGATTTGAGGaactgttcattgtgtttggccTGTTCCTCGACTTTAAAAAATCcctcattttaatttgaaagcTTGAGAACAAATGTAGATGAGGGGTTTGTTGTTCAAACTGTGTTTTGCTTCTGTTGGCTATAGGTGGACACGTCAGCAGCCAACACTTCCTCAGAGGGTCTGATGTGGCTGCGATTGGTCCAGTCCGCTAGAGACAGGGAGGAACTGAACCTGGAGGCCTATGTGAAGAATGGACAGCTCTACTACAGGTCGCTGAGGAGAATCGAGAAGGACGAGGAGCTTCTGGTGTGGTACGGAAAGGACTTGATCGAGCTGCTGCTCCTCAGCTCCAACAGAAGCCAAGTGAAAAGCAAAGGTATGAGCCCAGGAAACACTTAGTTTTCCTGTTTAGAGGTCACTGCTCAGTGTCTATAGTGGCTGTTTTAAAGTCAGCGATGTGTGCATTTTGATGACTAGGTACATTTGCATAACTGGAAAACAATTATTCAAGACTTGAAAAAAGGGCTTAATTATGAAAAACAGATTTGTGACCAGGCACCAATGATCTCACAAAAGGTGCAATTCATGCATGATGTTAAAATGGCTTAATAAATTACCTTGGAAAAGTAAAACTATAGCTTGGATTAATTTCTGCTGAATAAAGTGATGTGAAGATTATTATGTTCATGCGCATTTTAAACAGCTATGTCTGCAATATATAAGCTTCTATTACCATTGTGCCTATGGTAATATTTCATTTGATACATCACTGCtcacacaaatgttttaaactagtgctgtctttgttttctttatggaTGTAGGATCTCCACCGTACATCTGTCCAGACTGCAATCAGCGTTTCCAGTTTGAGTTCCCTCTCCTGGCTCACCTGAGGTTCCGCTGCACCAAAAGACTCCAAAGCATGGCTGAGGAGGAAGCGAAGGACTCTAGTGAACAGACCAGCGTTCCCCTCGCCAGGTCCAGCCCTAAGCTAGGCCGATCTGAGGGCTTCCCCAGCCCTCCAGACGGGAAACCATCTACAGACTTCCATAATCTGGCCAGGGATTTAGAGAATAACAGGACCAGTCCTCCCAGTGACAAGGAGGCAGAGATCCTGAGCGAGAGCTCGGGAAAGCGCAAGTTCTCTGATTTGGAAGACGGCAGGGCCGTAGGCTTGGTGCAGCCGCTGAAGTCGAAGGAGGAGCTGGCAAACTCGGCGCAGCAGTACCGTGGCGCATACGGCCTGGACGAAGCCAAGCGAGCATTCTCGCCCTGTGCCTCAGAGGCACCCGAGGCCAAGCGCAGTGCCTTCACGGAGGTGAAAAAGTCTCCACCGGGCTCCAAGCTCGGCAGCAAGAACTCTGGTTTCAACTCCGAGAACAAGGCAGAGCCCGGCCGGCCAGGCAACGGCCTCGGTGACAAACCCCTGAGCCTCCGGCAGGTGCTGGGCGAGACGCAGCCGCCGCAGTCGCGCTCCGAGGGCTCGGCGGTGGGCAGTGCCTTCACGTCCGTGGCCCAGCAGGACACTGGTGGCTCGGAGCGGAAGAGCGCCTTCAGCCAACCTTCACGCTCTTTCTCCCAGCTTTCACCACTGGTGATGGCGCCGAAGCTGCTGCCAGCGGTGGACTGCCACCCAGCCGTGGGCGACACTGTCTCCTCCAACCGGCTCTACCAGGCCGACCACCTGGCTGCCAAGCTGCAGGGCTCCGAGCTGGGCAGCAACTGCCCAGTGCCAGGCGGCATGGCCAAGCAGAGCCCGTTCCTTTACGCCACAGCCTTCTGGCCCAAGGCGTCAGGCCCCATCCAGCTGCAGATGCCCTCTGCCCTCACACTCCTACCCCCCTCCTTCACCTCCCTCTGCCTTCCTGCACAAAACTGGTGCGCCAAGTGCAACGCCTCCTTCCGAATGACCTCCGACCTGGTCTACCACATGCGCTCGCACCACAAAAAGGAGTACTCCATGGAACCGCTGGTCAAGCGGAGGCGTGAGGAGAAGCTCAAGTGCCCTATCTGCAACGAGTCCTTCAGGGAGCGGCACCACCTCTCCCGTCACATGACCTCGCATAACTGACTTTTTTTGGGGATATTTACTCACAAATGgcaattttttttcaaaatgggAATATTGTCAATCTGGAGAAATCCACTTGATTTTGCATTCAAAAAGACATTTCTAGTCGGAttgtttctttcaaatgtcatgtttttgtgtaCACGAATGCATTTTGACTTTAAAGCAAAAACTCTGAAAATCTATTTATCATATGAAGCACTTATTATTTGGGTGAAAGGGGGGataattacatgtaaatgtactttgtattttgtatatattaatgtataatatatagaaataaacCGAAATGTAGTTCCATTTCATGGAAAACTATTCGATGATTTCATGTGTATAGGCCTAAGGATGAATACTGAGTATAATTCGGATAATGTCCAGCTATATTTAAGAATGCATGTAAATTATAGTTATTGGTTTAAAGATGCAGTCTATTCACAACAATGTACAtacttgttttgtttgaataCAAAGTGTTATTTTGTGTCTGTGGAGAATAGATTCAGTGTTTCTTCCTTTTGCTGAAATTTACTATTTGATAGTTTATCTAACCATGTTGAATGCTTTGACAATAAAATAGCTTTATTTTCAATTGATTTCGTGCTTCATTataatgcaataaataatatacaacTGTACTGTAAACTCCGTGTTAAAGCTTATTGATAGATGTGTTACAGGGAGGCTGTGCTCATATCcaactattttttttcctgacaagTACAATTTGTCtggtgcattttaaaatatattcctgTTTTATGATGTGTGTTAAAATAATCCAGTTCCAGAACAATCCGTGAACCCGACCAAAAACACCTTAATACACCTTATCTTGCGTCTACGTTCCGCAAATCCTGTAAAGTTACTTTCGTCACGACCAGGCTTGTTGTTTTATCGTGCAAATGCCAGCTATGGATGATTTATGAATTGAACTTAATATTACAAAATAGAGTGGTGATTATTATCTGTTAGAAGTTGGAGTCTTATCGATGCATAAATAGCCCATACAAAAAGTAGATTAAAAATATGgtgtttgattattattattgttgttgttgttaatattattattattattattattattattattattattagtagtagtagtagtagtagtagtagtagtagtagtagtataacTAAAATGTGCACGAACAACGTTACATTTGTTGGTTTTCCAACATTAACCCTGTAAAGAATTAAGATATTCATACAGCGTTTATTACTTAGAAATTTCTTACaaattaaatgctttattttgtataattttcCGTGTTATTCTGATATACTTAACGAGAAGAAACAGTGTACTTAAAAATCTGCAGCATCACCGTTTAAGTTAGCCATCCAGATGACAGTGatatttgctgttcattgacATTTACAAAGCAATGAGATTTGAAAAGTGGTATCCTGATATGGACAGAGACTACATATTACATTCTAGGCATGGAGTGTGTAAACAGAGGTATTCCTCTTTAACTGTTGAGTAAACCTTTGACAATTGCAAAGTATCTACTAGAAGGCAGCCAGATGTAGTCAGTCCCGTTTTATGAGCCTACTTGTGAAGGAAATGAATACAAGTCATTTACCGACAAAATAATGGAACCCCAGAAATAGcgttaaattaaaataaatgtcacgAGGCTTTCGCGTACGACAATAAAAGAGGTTATAACCCGAACATAACCAGCTATAATTTACAATGATGATGTTACCATAGTAAGACACAGCAACTGCCATACGACTGTTTACTTTgcgttttattgttttattacattcatATGTCTTTTTCAAGAAGAAATGCAAATCATCACTTAGCTTGAGATGTGCACAGTTTACGTTGGCGGTGGAAGGATAAGAGTTTAGTTTAGCCACTCCGACAATAGCTCAACAGTGTCACCAAGCGTTCATGGTGCGAAATTCTTAAATCCCGATATCCCCCCCGTGTACAGACGGTAAAACGACTCTGCGAGAGGCCTACCCACCCCATACACCAAACCAAACCTTATAGATGTTTCGATCAAAAGACATTACTgagactattattattatcttttacTATTATTTTGTCTTCAGTGGACGATCCAACAAACTCTCAATGAAATATATCAATTGAATGTAAATCTTTTAATTCTTTATGGCTgatagcaataaaaaaaaaaccctgcataagagaggagaaaaaagagacagtGTACTATGGATATGATCGGTGCCAAGCGCAAAACTATGCTGTTAAGTTTAGTGGCTCCATCTTGGACAAGTAGCAATGTCTGTGGGTGTTATGGGACCCTGggattaaacaaatatttataattttaggGTCACTTTATTTACAGCAAATTAAAACTTGAATTAGTGACGCCTAAAAGCTTTTTCCTCGAAACAAAAATGTCGGAGGTTGGATAATGCTTAAAAACACTACAGTGCTCCCACTGCAGGTGAGTCAAGGACAAGCATTCAAGAATGCTCACCAAATTAATCTATACTCGTTTAGCATTCAACATTGGGCACAATAACAATTCTAATCAAAGTATAATTCCAGTTGATATGAATGCAATTGCTATCCACAACAGCTTGATTATCCGCTTTTATTTTGCATCGCAAAAGAAAACGATTAAACTGTCTTTTGTAACTTGGGACACTGGAATGAATTCAGCTGGGAGACACTGTCGGTCTTTAGGGGCTGTGTTCTCCTCTACGTCCTGGAGATATTTATTGCGCCCCGTGCTTTGAGGCTGCGGTCATCCTCCCCTTCCTAAGATCCGGTTACATTTGTCACCATATCACTCAGCGCTCGCCAGTCAACGCTCCGCGCACGCGGCCCCGCGCGGTCACCCTTGGCCAACCTACCCGGCCCGGCTTCCCATAGTCGACGTGTGATTGTGTCCTGTGATGAACTTCACCTCACCCCGATCGCTCCATCTGTTCGTTTGCCTCTTATTCCCCGAGGTTCTGTAACCTCCTGGCAATGTGGCTCGCTCAAAAAACAGGTCGACAGGATCTCAGGAAACACACCGTGCGCGTACACTATACCGTTCGAGCAAGGTATTAATAGATTCTTCACACTAACAACACTGTGACACACCAGATGATGGCGAAGAGCATATGAGAGCCAAATGTGTGATTTACACCCACTGATTTATGATTACCATAGGAAACTTCATTGAGAACTTCGTGCTCTAATGTATAGACCTATTTATGCGTTGCATACAATCTTGGATGTGGATGTAccttataaaatgaaaaaaaaaaactggcagtGTATTATTCATTTTGCACCTTCATTAGCTGAACACTGTAtaagtgttattttaataaaggTTAAAGAGGTGGCAAGGCATGCTGATCTACTGATTAGGTCATGTTCAATAAGGGCTCGAAAGGGAAGTTATAATAAGCGCTAAATAACAGTATACCTGGACTATTTAATAAAGACCACATTCCGCCGGCTTCATTGCTGACAGGCGCAGTTTTACGCAGCGTGCAGTCTTAAAACATTCCTTCTGTCTTTATAGACATGCCTATGTTCTTGCCTGGCGCTCGCGCTTGGATCACTGCTTCCAGGCCTACCTGccacacacatatgcgtgcCTTTCGGATTTAGCGttacagaaaaagaacaatCAGAAAGATGGTGTGGCATTCGGGTTGCACCTGTTTCTTCACCTCTGGTTACTGCCTCCCACGAACCATTAAATCTCTGCATTAAATCTTTGAAGCTTAGAAGACCACATCAGCTGGTCTTTCCACGTGCAACCTGTAGCTTGCTCATACttagtaataaacaataaaacaatttgcGTTTGCTTTCTGCCGATGCTTCTCACCTATGTGGACGTAGACTCTTAGATTTCCTTGGATTTTCATATGAGATCATTGCTGTTCTTCTAAAACCACAATGCCATGAATTTCTTAATACAAATAGCTACAGTATTCACAGAAGTTGCATGTACAGTCAGCATCGGTGGATGAATTTGGCATTATAGTTAGGTTAACCAGAAAatcatgctttcttttttagcTTATATATCTATCGTTTGCAAGCATCTGCACTCAAAGCAAATACCTCCGGTTCACATGCCATAGGGGGACAGTTATATGAAACATGTCATCGGTTCAATCGCTAATAATGCACAGCTGCTGTGACCCCGCTGTGCTATTTAGTAAGCTGAAGCTGAACATAAATTATCCAAGCAGTCTGCACCCTACAAACCGCTTGCAAGATGTACCAATCTTCGACACGTCACTGTTAATACAAACGCCAGGGAATGGTCACGTTAGATCCGATGGTCCGTGCCAAAATGACATGTTTGCATGTCATCGTCGGAACAAGCTCGCGCGCCGTGTCCCTTGGTCGCGTCGCTTTCGATTTTGGGTCGTTCGCTGTGGCCACAAATGACTTCTGCCTGAAAAGTTTTAGGTTCGGAGCTGAAGGTGTAGTCGCAGAGTGAAACAATTAATGATGCACAGCTTATCTTatgttttaatctgttttttttttttttttttttaaggataaATCCAAACGTGGAATTCATTTTCAACAGTATTGGCTTAAATTACCTGAAGATCAGTAAAACCACGCATTATGAAATTTTACCCCAGCTACAGTGAAAACCTTCATTAAACCGCCTTTTAACTAAAAAAAAGTTATCTGagcaaacatttttctttaacaTCCTCGTGACTGTTTTATAGTGTAAATGCTTCCCGATTTTTTGTGGGTTGAAACTATTGAATAAGTAGTCACTGGCATTAAGTAAATTTAAATTTCAATAATTCAAaatttgcagttttgtttttgatagtaaaaaacaaatattttaccattttaccAAAATGTCTGAGTCTGTGTGATCAGCCATTTCCAATTGGTATGTGAATTGTAACAAAACAATGCTTTGTTTACAGTTTCTGTGTGTCAAGCACGTGGTGTAGTTACATTACCTTTTATCATGTGAGTCCAACCTTTATCTCATCTGGATCATGGCAAAACATCTGTTTCCCAAAAGACTTTAGTAACACAAGAATCTAGAGATAACCTATTTAAGCATGCTGAATTTAAAGCGCCTCTTCACTGCATCCTTGCACAGTGTGCAGTAGTGAACGAGGGGCCCATCTGTACTGACACATGCTGACATTTTTCGGGTCAGCTCTGTCACGCTGGCATCACACTCAGATAGGTAAGCCCTCGCCCCTGTGTTATTCCACGTTCCCAGGTCGGCTCAACAGGTACGGCGGCTCGCCTGCCTGCAGGCCTTCGTCTGACGGGTGGCTCTGTCTGTACCGAACGAACAGGTGCTTCTTTGTTGTTCATGAAATGTTCTGGGCCCACGTGCAAAGGAATGCAACTGTACTGTACAATGGGCTGGAGCTTTGACTTAGGCAAGCGTTTAGATCTTCCAGATGATTAAATACACTGCTGAGCCGCAGATCATTTGGCCATGACACGCTGGGATCGAGTGCTTCTACTCACGTCTCTCTGGGCTGTCCCATTTAGGCACTAGAGAGGGGGTGTCTATTAGGGAGGAACATGGCGACAGGCTTTGACCCCTAAAGCCTGAAAATATGCAGGTTGAGGGGGAGAAGGGGATAGGGAGCAGAATCTCTGTCCCCTGTTCTGCCTTGCCAGTGTGGAATGTTCCAGAAGACTGAGGGCATGTTGGCAGGGTCTGGAGGGTTGAGGAGGGTTGCCACGTATACCATTTGACTCGACTCTTGCTGTAACTATGGCGATCATACGAGTTGTCGGTGAAACAGCTTGTGTGGTAAGGAAACTGATATGTTCCAAACagtgatattttaaatgttaaacgtGATAAAAAAAGGCAAGTATTATCAATTCCCAGTGGACTCTAGCACATTCTAAATAACATCACATGGTTACTGAATAAAACATGGTTACTTTGAACTGTGCTGGGAAAAGCCTGAAGTTGTAATTAAAAGGTTAAATGAAACTGGGTTGATTTAAAGTGCATGACATATTCGCTCTTACAGGAGAGCAACAAAGATAAAAATGACGTATACTTTGTAAACcttgttttgtgatgtttaagACTGTATTTAAGCTTCAAAATGCATTGTACAATGCATCGTTAAGCTCTGCAGTGAGAAAAGCTACTATTCTTGTGCTATGCTTAGTGTACGCTACTTACAAAGAGACACATCAAGACTTTTGTGGCTTACAGCAATATATTTTATGCCAGACAGCAACATAATAATGTCTTTAAAGCCATAAAAAGACCTATAGTGACCTATAATGCATATTTTCTAATTCATGGTATAGCATAGTTGACTCATGGTATAGTTGACTCATAAATTTGTATTCTAATACTTTGCATAGCAAACTGCTTATACATGATACAGATATCTAAACAGGCACTGTAAAACGTAAAAATGAAGAAATCTTTCCTATAAACAtagtttatttcatttcacatcGCTGGCTATCACTATGGCTCTCACGCTTGGTGTTCAGAGCCCTGTGTATGAAGCTTAGAAAAGTAATGTGCTATaaaattcacattaaaaaataccATGGATTTGCTGGCTTGACTACAGCACGTCACTGGAACTTTCTGGAATTTCtaggaaaaataaaagtaatttacACGTAATGCACATCATTTGATCATAAAAAGATGGTTCGGGGGAAACTTATCTGATGTAACTTTGCTGTCAGTATCATCGCCTCTATGGCAGCAACTCTTCAAACCAGTTGTAAATGAACAGGGGCATCCATCCTTGTGCAGACGTGATGATGGCCATAACACTGAACCAGACGCCGTTATGTGTGATGGGGCTTTCAAAGTTGTCTCCGCCCAGTCACCCTGTCGCTGAGCAGATAACAGCCAGCCATACCAAAGTGATACAAATGGTTTTTCTTGAGATGGGGAGGTTTGGCATGAGGCTTGGTGGCAGCTAAAAGCCAGGACCATTGATGAATCAGTCAGGACACTCACTGTTTATACACATCTGGGGGATTACCTCACTCTAGTCACTGGAGGGTCCAACAGAAACGGATGGCTTTTAAAATTTAGGGGGTAAACAGTTCCACGTTGTTTATACTGAAGTCATCAATCGAGAGTGTTCTGTAACAGGTGAAACAAAGAGGCGTAGGGTTTGCATTCTGCCAAGGTCCCATCATTCATCCAGGGACTAAGATCAGAATGTTTCATGGCACATTCCTTTAGAAACAGTGGAGACTGCAGTGATAACTTCAGCAGGAGATCACGCTCTGCTTGCTAAGGGGGGAAAACGTGATGTTCTGTTGGAGACATAATATCATAAGTGCAACTGAGCTGGTGCAACAAAGTTTGAACACACTTTCAAAATAGCAATGACCTTCCATCCAGTCAAGTTCAATAACATGTCCAGGGTTCACTGTTCAACACAGAGTATTGCTTCAACACATAATTGCACAAAACATACTCAAATAATCTCAtactcaaatttaaaaaaaagaaaaaaaaagagaatagaaAACATCTTctaatgcaaaataaaactgaataccTCAAAAGAAATGTACCCAAGTACACATTTATCAATATTTGTGCAATTTGTATAgtgcatatacatacatctaCATAATTGCAATACTTATTCAAAGCGATATATAGGTCTGTTCGCAATATATATGTTCAGTACACGCCTTATAAACAAGCAGTAATTACTCTTGATCGTTCATATCCATATGGTTTAGACACTTCAGTAGAACTCAAAAAGGATTCCCGCTATGCCCGTCTCCACGTGCAACAAACAGTGGTTTCACCCATGCGCTGCGCAGCGGGGAGCAGCATGGAGACGACTGGTTTGGACAACAGCATTGTACTGTTTAAAAGGTTCCATTCAAAAGGCCTTTGAAATGATTATGTGAtacagttttattcatttttcgtCATTATCATATGCCACTCTGCaattctgtattaatacacacacgtgtTGAAAATGTCTGCGAACGAAAATGAGCACAAACcatgaaaccaaaacaattttttacaaCTCGTAATGtttccaaataaaaaaatggaagaaactgtctgtgttttctgtttaaagTTAGCGTGCCAGAAGAATATCGATATGGAAATTCTAATGCTTCCAACTCTCTCGTGGGTGCGTGCACAAAGCTCCACTCGGGAATGCTAACAGGGAGGCGCCACCTGAGGAGCCGCGCGCTATTTCTATTTTAGATCCCTCAGAAGCACCGGCACCCTTTTAAAACCCGACCATGAAGTTCAATTTTAGAGAAAGAAAGCTCTAGCAACTGGGAAGTCTCCTGACTCGTTCAGTTACGAATTATTTACGTGCCTTGTCGATCCCAAACACTGAGTACTCGTGCGTAAAACGCAGTCAAGAGAGCTTTGTCGTGTGCTCCTTTTCCAAGTAGAAGCTGTGCTAATTTGTGGCGACCTTTGTTGTTTGCGTTCAGTACGATCTGATAGTTGATCATACTCTTTTGTGTGAAATAAAATccggatgagagagagagagcgtccTTCAGAACTCAGGCATGTATCAAGCAGTGAGATCATTTGCGATATAAATATCTCCTTGCCAGCAGACGTATTCCAGCTCCTGCAGCCCCAGGGTAATGCCCACCAGTGCTGCGAATGCACCAGCGCAGGAAGAATAGCAAAATGTTAGGACTGGCCTAGCCAACGTAGAATGTTCTTTTGGGAAGAATGAATGTGCCTCTCTTCGTTGCACTCTTTGTTCAGCTGTTCTGCGCCGCTGCAGTCACGGGATCCGTGCACGTTTCCTTGGAGGATCAGCGTGTCGGAGAAGGGAGCGTATCTGGACGCAGGACTGGGAGACTATATTGTAGGGTTGGTATTGGTTTCCACCTTCAGATTCACCCCAGTGGAAGAGTTAATGGGAGTCACGAGCCGAATCATTTAAGTAAGTAATGGGTTCTGATCATGCGATGATTTGGAGCCATTTGAAAAGCTCAGATGTAATTATGAAAGTACACAAGTGTCTGCTTAATTCCTATACAAAAGATTTCTGCGCAGATCTTACATATAAGTTCAGAGATCTGTTACCGTGAGTGACATAGTATCCCGTGTTACTATGTTGTGTAACACAGTACTGTGTTGTACTACTGTCAGGTTTTTAAACTGCACTGATTAAGCTACTCGGTTATAAAAAAGCAAGTTTACGCAGAAGTTTAAAAGCATGTCCTCggttttctctctcattattttaaACTGTAGTTCGTTATTGAATCAACAATAGGAACATGGCTCTTCAAAAAGGCAATGCGTTCAGTTTAATCTTAACCGACCAACTATGCTAGTAACGCTCTTTGCCTAGTTTGCGCAGGTGACAATTTCTGAAGCATTAACTGGTAAGCAGAGTTGTGAATGGCCGCTAAATTCTGCTACTTCTCCTGACTGAAAGGCcttgtttgctgtttattgGGAGATATTGGTTGCTAGCAGGTGCAAGGGCTCAGATGAGAATGTCATCTGGTAGAGAACCAGAATTACTATCATCAGTAACATGCCATGCCCTAAATTGTTGTTAATGGTTCTATGGTTGGGACACATACCATAGTATTAAGCCCATTCAGAGGGCATTGAATGAATCACAACAAAACTCTTAAATCGTGCCAAATGGCTGTAAACAAGCACCTACCTAGCACAGATAATACGCCGAGTCTCTTAAAAGCTTCATACCCGACATCCCAGATTGAGTTTAGCCTAATGGCAATAACACTAACAGAAAAGAGGTATCTGAACCTCCTGATAAAGTTTGACTTTCCACATCATGGATCTCATGATACCAAAACAGTGTCCTCATGTTTCTCACTGCCTAATGAATAACGAGTCAGACGTTTGAAGGC is a window from the Electrophorus electricus isolate fEleEle1 chromosome 9, fEleEle1.pri, whole genome shotgun sequence genome containing:
- the prdm8b gene encoding PR domain zinc finger protein 8b — its product is MMEESSSQKLAWDGDAKAMQQCLTDIFTSVYTTCDIPENAIFGPCVLSHTSLYDSIAFIALKSTDKRTAPYIFRVDTSAANTSSEGLMWLRLVQSARDREELNLEAYVKNGQLYYRSLRRIEKDEELLVWYGKDLIELLLLSSNRSQVKSKGSPPYICPDCNQRFQFEFPLLAHLRFRCTKRLQSMAEEEAKDSSEQTSVPLARSSPKLGRSEGFPSPPDGKPSTDFHNLARDLENNRTSPPSDKEAEILSESSGKRKFSDLEDGRAVGLVQPLKSKEELANSAQQYRGAYGLDEAKRAFSPCASEAPEAKRSAFTEVKKSPPGSKLGSKNSGFNSENKAEPGRPGNGLGDKPLSLRQVLGETQPPQSRSEGSAVGSAFTSVAQQDTGGSERKSAFSQPSRSFSQLSPLVMAPKLLPAVDCHPAVGDTVSSNRLYQADHLAAKLQGSELGSNCPVPGGMAKQSPFLYATAFWPKASGPIQLQMPSALTLLPPSFTSLCLPAQNWCAKCNASFRMTSDLVYHMRSHHKKEYSMEPLVKRRREEKLKCPICNESFRERHHLSRHMTSHN